From one Gadus morhua chromosome 8, gadMor3.0, whole genome shotgun sequence genomic stretch:
- the LOC115549392 gene encoding SLAM family member 5-like, which translates to MIRNLSNMYLCTIFLHALYFLNYWFVGLQGSELNLPNVFLLKGKDLFMELKTQKPTSQFTWRFKTKNNIIRHNPGQLGDFENFYGKRVEYSTKNYSLQIKNVGLNDSGLYHAIESGAEVTIIAGYNVTVQEQASPVVLKVSSVSPSPESCNVTMTCSTQSSSLNSTFTCTNQTCSGDGGDPAEVVTSDVSLNLYLSNGSIAICNHSNKVSWSKATMEIEPLCFEDYVRNAISSPSVPLITISSCLVGFIMAMCILGICYCKWTKNNHPTDNRETHSPGSDDQSPNCDQSPTVYSMLGPSSLPLESIPLQTASPESIYAEVDNHGGA; encoded by the exons ATGATCCGTAACCTATCTAACATGTATCTCTGCACTATATTTCTTCATGCTCtgtattttcttaattattgGTTCGTAGGCCTACAAG GGTCAGAACTTAATTTGCCTAATGTTTTTTTGCTCAAGGGAAAGGATTTATTCATGGAGTTAAAAACACAGAAACCCACCAGTCAGTTTACATGGcgctttaaaacaaaaaataatataataagacaTAATCCTGGTCAATTAGGGGATTTTGAAAATTTCTATGGCAAAAGGGTAGAGTATTCAACAAAGAATTACTCAttgcaaataaaaaatgttggaTTGAATGACAGTGGACTTTACCACGCAATAGAAAGTGGTGCAGAAGTAACAATTATTGCTGGATACAACGTCACAGTTCAAG AGCAGGCATCACCAGTGGTCCTGAAAGTGTCGTCTGTATCTCCCAGTCCTGAATCCTGTAATGTGACCATGACCTGTAGCACTCAGAGCTCCTCCTTAAACTCCACCTTCACGTGCACCAATCAAACCTGCTCTGGGGATGGAGGAGACCCAGCAGAGGTCGTGACCTCTGATGTCTCGCTCAACCTCTACCTGTCAAATGGTTCGATCGCCATCtgtaaccatagcaacaaaGTGAGCTGGTCAAAGGCCACGATGGAGATTGAACCTCTGTGTTTTGAAGATTATG TTAGGAATGCCATCAGCAGCCCAAGTGTTCCATTAATTACCATTTCAAGCTGTCTAGTGGGCTTCATCATGGCAATGTGCATTCTGGGAATTTGTTATTGCAAATGGACGAAAAATA ACCACCCTACCGATAACCGGGAAACCCATTCTCCTGGTAGCGATGACCAG AGTCCAAACTGTGACCAGTCTCCCACCGTCTACAGTATGTTAGgaccctcttctctccctttaGAATCCATTCCCCTTCAAACAGCCTCACCCGAAAGTATTTATGCCGAGGTTGACAATCACGGAGGTGCTTAG
- the LOC115548311 gene encoding acyl-coenzyme A thioesterase 1-like isoform X1, translating to MSSLVRLRLLPSAQCLYSQPVRVLVDGLRSSQVVTVKARATDDKGVPFHASAVYRADAGGAVDLGREPSLGGSYTGVEPMGLLWSLRADALHTKFCKSDSRRPHVVRFSVHDGEAGAGPLLAEATNERRLLADGVERQPIKEGNIRGVLFVPPGDGPFPAVLDLYTFGGGLSERRASLLANGGLMVLTLALYGHDDQPKKVTKLHLDYFEEAIQLLRKHPKAMDSGVGLISISKSGDLALSIATHLPNVKATAWINGCCSNVVLPLYYRGSEIHSALMYDARGVTVTESGALNIKHGLHDPLAPENEGSLIPIERATGHFLFVAAEDDLNWDSCLYLNQMTERLRRQGKDNFEKVVYPGAGHYLEPPFGPYCPSSFHGVVGAPVAWGGEPKAHAKAEMHLWNKIQEFFRTHLVPEAGAAKARL from the exons ATGTCCTCCCTGGTGCGCCTGAGGCTGCTGCCCAGCGCCCAGTGCCTGTACTCCCAGCCCGTCCGGGTGCTGGTGGACGGCCTGCGCTCGTCCCAGGTGGTCACCGTGAAGGCCAGGGCCACCGACGACAAGGGGGTGCCGTTCCACGCCTCCGCCGTCTACAGGGCTGACGCGGGCGGGGCCGTGGACCTCGGCAGGGAGCCCTCGCTGGGCGGGAGCTACACGGGGGTGGAGCCCATGGGTCTGCTGTGGTCCCTGAGGGCCGACGCCCTCCACACCAAGTTCTGCAAGAGCGACTCCCGGAGGCCCCACGTGGTCAGGTTCTCCGTGCACGATGGAGAGGCGGGGGCCGGCCCCCTGTTGGCCGAGGCGACCAATGAGAGGCGTCTGCTGGCGGATGGGGTCGAACGGCAACCAATCAAAGAAGGGAACATCCGGGGAGTTCTCTTTGTACCCCCTG GAGATGGCCCCTTCCCTGCTGTCTTGGACCTCTACACATTTGGCGGTGGGCTGTCTGAGAGACGAGCCTCTCTCCTGGCCAACGGTGGCCTCATGGTTCTGACTCTGGCGCTGTACGGTCATGACGACCAGCCCAAGAAGGTCACAAAGCTTCACTTGGACTACTTTGAGGAGGCAATACAGTTGTTGAGGAAGCATCCAAAG GCCATGGATTCGGGCGTTGGCTTAATATCAATATCCAAGAGTGGAGATCTGGCACTTTCCATCGCCACGCACCTCCCAAACGTTAAAGCCACCGCGTGGATAAATGGCTGCTGCTCCAACGTCGTGCTACCCCTCTACTACAGAGGGAGTGAAATCCACTCTGCTCTGATGTACGACGCCCGTGGTGTTACGGTCACCGAGTCTGGGGCTTTGAACATAAAGCACGGCCTTCACGACCCTCTGGCCCCGGAGAACGAGGGATCCCTGATCCCCATCGAACGAGCCACAGGGCACTTCCTCTTCGTGGCCGCCGAGGACGACCTCAACTGGGACAGTTGTCTTTATCTCAACCAGATGACGGAGAGGCTGAGACGTCAGGGGAAGGACAACTTTGAGAAGGTGGTGTACCCAGGAGCGGGGCACTATCTGGAGCCACCCTTCGGGCCGTACTGCCCGTCCAGCTTCCACGGGGTGGTGGGGGCGCCGGTCGCCTGGGGCGGGGAACCCAAGGCCCACGCCAAGGCTGAGATGCACCTGTGGAACAAGATCCAAGAGTTCTTCAGAACGCACCTGGTCCCAGAGGCTGGTGCAGCCAAAGCTAGGTTATAG
- the LOC115548311 gene encoding acyl-coenzyme A thioesterase 1-like isoform X2, with the protein MSSLVRLRLLPSAQCLYSQPVRVLVDGLRSSQVVTVKARATDDKGVPFHASAVYRADAGGAVDLGREPSLGGSYTGVEPMGLLWSLRADALHTKFCKSDSRRPHVVRFSVHDGEAGAGPLLAEATNERRLLADGVERQPIKEGNIRGVLFVPPGDGPFPAVLDLYTFGGGLSERRASLLANGGLMVLTLALYGHDDQPKKVTKLHLDYFEEAIQLLRKHPKAMDSGVGLISISKSGDLALSIATHLPNVKATAWINGCCSNVVLPLYYRGSEIHSALMYDARGVTVTESGALNIKHGLHDPLAPENEGSLIPIERATGHFLFVAAEDDLNWDSCLYLNQMTERLRRQGKDNFEKVVYPGAGHYLEPPFGPYCPSSFHGVVGAPVAWGGEPKAHAKAEMHLWNKIQEFFRTHLVPEAGAAKASL; encoded by the exons ATGTCCTCCCTGGTGCGCCTGAGGCTGCTGCCCAGCGCCCAGTGCCTGTACTCCCAGCCCGTCCGGGTGCTGGTGGACGGCCTGCGCTCGTCCCAGGTGGTCACCGTGAAGGCCAGGGCCACCGACGACAAGGGGGTGCCGTTCCACGCCTCCGCCGTCTACAGGGCTGACGCGGGCGGGGCCGTGGACCTCGGCAGGGAGCCCTCGCTGGGCGGGAGCTACACGGGGGTGGAGCCCATGGGTCTGCTGTGGTCCCTGAGGGCCGACGCCCTCCACACCAAGTTCTGCAAGAGCGACTCCCGGAGGCCCCACGTGGTCAGGTTCTCCGTGCACGATGGAGAGGCGGGGGCCGGCCCCCTGTTGGCCGAGGCGACCAATGAGAGGCGTCTGCTGGCGGATGGGGTCGAACGGCAACCAATCAAAGAAGGGAACATCCGGGGAGTTCTCTTTGTACCCCCTG GAGATGGCCCCTTCCCTGCTGTCTTGGACCTCTACACATTTGGCGGTGGGCTGTCTGAGAGACGAGCCTCTCTCCTGGCCAACGGTGGCCTCATGGTTCTGACTCTGGCGCTGTACGGTCATGACGACCAGCCCAAGAAGGTCACAAAGCTTCACTTGGACTACTTTGAGGAGGCAATACAGTTGTTGAGGAAGCATCCAAAG GCCATGGATTCGGGCGTTGGCTTAATATCAATATCCAAGAGTGGAGATCTGGCACTTTCCATCGCCACGCACCTCCCAAACGTTAAAGCCACCGCGTGGATAAATGGCTGCTGCTCCAACGTCGTGCTACCCCTCTACTACAGAGGGAGTGAAATCCACTCTGCTCTGATGTACGACGCCCGTGGTGTTACGGTCACCGAGTCTGGGGCTTTGAACATAAAGCACGGCCTTCACGACCCTCTGGCCCCGGAGAACGAGGGATCCCTGATCCCCATCGAACGAGCCACAGGGCACTTCCTCTTCGTGGCCGCCGAGGACGACCTCAACTGGGACAGTTGTCTTTATCTCAACCAGATGACGGAGAGGCTGAGACGTCAGGGGAAGGACAACTTTGAGAAGGTGGTGTACCCAGGAGCGGGGCACTATCTGGAGCCACCCTTCGGGCCGTACTGCCCGTCCAGCTTCCACGGGGTGGTGGGGGCGCCGGTCGCCTGGGGCGGGGAACCCAAGGCCCACGCCAAGGCTGAGATGCACCTGTGGAACAAGATCCAAGAGTTCTTCAGAACGCACCTGGTCCCAGAGGCTGGTGCAGCCAAAGCTAG